From the Primulina tabacum isolate GXHZ01 chromosome 3, ASM2559414v2, whole genome shotgun sequence genome, one window contains:
- the LOC142539855 gene encoding uncharacterized protein LOC142539855 — protein sequence MTPEKLLSLIKSFEWPFIKHLSPNFNPPLISATLILLRPFPDLVINFISNIHHTVISTECYCLATSVASRHTSPKHALQLIKKLIGSQTVTPQDIFYGLLSARERLSISSSISLDLLIRAFCEMGQGYEAVECFHMMKKKEILPNSKTLNCMLNLFIRLNWTHGALLAEMFRSGIIMSVFTFNIIINGLCKQGKLKKAMKFVEYMDSLKFEPNVVTFNSVIHGYCLKRDFVGVNKVLETMKEKGIKPDSYTYRSVINLMCYGGKVEEASDLLSMMEESGLVPMAVIYNSLIDGYCKAGELERAFSFRDEMVKKGIVPNVWTYNSLIRTLLLKRRVAEAYDLVRKMEIEGVFRDGTTYNILINGSCQAEDVTKAFSLHDEMLSRGIAPTRVTYTSLICMLGKRKMMEEADDLMKEMLEKGILPDLVIFNALIDGHCANGKIKSALLLLKEMERMKVKPNEVTYNIIMQGYCKMGKVKEASSFLDVMKRSGVRPDFVSFNTLISGYSMNGDIKSALRVLDEMPYIGFEATRLTYNTLIQGLCINGGHFVEEVLKEMVSRGITPNGGTYMSLMRGIMDYGEEVPG from the coding sequence ATGACCCCCGAGAAACTACTTTCCTTGATCAAGTCCTTTGAGTGGCCTTTCATCAAACACCTCTCCCCAAACTTCAACCCTCCTCTGATTTCCGCCACCCTCATCCTCCTCCGCCCTTTCCCTGACCTGGTCATCAATTTCATTAGCAATATTCATCACACGGTCATCTCCACTGAATGCTACTGCCTGGCCACCTCAGTTGCTTCCCGCCACACCTCCCCAAAACATGCCTTACAACTCATAAAAAAGCTCATCGGTTCTCAAACCGTGACACCGCAGGATATTTTTTATGGGTTGCTGAGTGCGCGTGAGAGGTTGAGTATATCGAGCTCGATTTCGTTAGATTTGTTGATCAGGGCGTTTTGCGAAATGGGCCAGGGCTATGAGGCTGTGGAATGCTTCCATATGATGAAAAAGAAGGAGATTTTGCCTAATAGTAAGACACTTAATTGTATGCTGAATTTGTTTATAAGATTGAATTGGACACACGGGGCTTTGCTAGCTGAGATGTTTAGGTCAGGCATCATAATGAGTGTTTTCACCtttaatataattatcaatGGGTTGTGCAAGCAAGGGAAGTTGAAAAAGGCGATGAAGTTTGTTGAATACATGGACAGTTTGAAGTTTGAGCCAAATGTAGTGACATTTAACTCCGTAATTCATGGCTATTGCTTGAAACGGGATTTTGTAGGAGTTAACAAGGTTCTTGAAACCATGAAAGAGAAAGGGATCAAACCAGACTCGTACACTTATCGTTCGGTGATTAACTTGATGTGTTACGGTGGGAAGGTCGAGGAGGCATCTGACCTTTTGAGTATGATGGAGGAATCTGGTTTGGTGCCAATGGCCGTGATTTACAACAGTCTGATCGATGGATATTGTAAGGCAGGGGAGTTGGAAAGGGCTTTCAGTTTTCGAGATGAGATGGTAAAGAAAGGGATAGTGCCAAATGTGTGGACTTATAACTCATTGATCCGCACTTTGTTGTTGAAACGTAGAGTTGCAGAGGCTTATGATTTGGTGAGAAAGATGGAAATTGAAGGGGTGTTTCGTGATGGAACTACATACAACATATTGATCAATGGCTCTTGCCAGGCTGAAGACGTTACAAAAGCATTTAGTCTTCATGATGAAATGTTAAGCAGAGGGATTGCACCTACTAGAGTGACTTACACTTCACTTATTTGTATGTTGGGCAAAAGGAAAATGATGGAAGAGGCAGATGATTTAATGAAAGAGATGTTAGAAAAGGGTATATTACCTGATCTTGTTATTTTCAATGCGTTGATTGATGGGCATTGTGCTAATGGTAAAATCAAGAGTGCTCTTTTGCTTTTAAAAGAGATGGAGAGAATGAAGGTTAAGCCGAATGAGGTAACGTACAATATTATCATGCAAGGCTACTGCAAAATGGGTAAGGTCAAGGAAGCTAGTAGCTTTCTTGATGTGATGAAGAGAAGTGGAGTTAGACCTGATTTTGTCAGTTTTAATACCCTTATCAGTGGGTATAGCATGAATGGTGATATAAAAAGTGCTCTGAGAGTTCTTGATGAGATGCCATATATTGGTTTCGAAGCTACTCGTCTCACTTACAACACTCTTATACAAGGCTTGTGCATAAATGGGGGACATTTTGTTGAGGAAGTcctcaaagaaatggtcagcaGAGGCATCACTCCCAATGGTGGTACCTATATGTCTTTAATGAGAGGGATTATGGATTATGGTGAAGAAGTTCCAGGGTGA
- the LOC142539854 gene encoding diphthamide biosynthesis protein 3: MSYDDVEIEDMEWNEELQAYTYPCPCGDLFQITKEDLKIGEEIARCPSCSLYITVIYNMEDFQDSRKKFGPAKSQPVAVA; this comes from the coding sequence ATGTCGTATGATGACGTAGAGATTGAGGACATGGAGTGGAACGAAGAGTTGCAGGCCTACACATACCCTTGCCCATGTGGGGACCTCTTCCAGATAACCAAAGAGGATCTCAAGATTGGCGAAGAAATCGCACGATGCCCTAGCTGCTCGTTGTACATCACCGTTATATATAACATGGAAGATTTTCAGGACTCCAGAAAAAAATTCGGTCCAGCAAAGTCGCAGCCAGTTGCTGTGGCTTGA
- the LOC142539853 gene encoding allene oxide synthase 3-like, translating into MFSGLEDEFSTKGSAYFNDLSDRMSFEFVFLYFCDEDPSETPIGNDGPKLVDLWLICQLHPLMTLGIKYCPNFLEDLLLHTFPLPFFLVKSKYKKLYDAFYISAGSILDEAEEVGLKRDEACHNLVFLAGFNAYGGVKTLFLGLIKWVGSAGEDLHRRLRHEIRDAVKSEGGVTFAALNKMTLTKSAVYEALRIEPPVPYQYGK; encoded by the coding sequence ATGTTTTCTGGCTTGGAAGATGAATTCTCCACCAAGGGCAGCGCGTACTTCAATGACTTAAGCGACCGCATGTCATTTGAGTTCGTCTTCCTTTATTTCTGCGACGAGGATCCATCGGAAACTCCAATCGGGAACGACGGACCGAAACTGGTTGACTTGTGGCTTATCTGTCAGCTCCATCCATTGATGACCTTAGGAATAAAATACTGCCCAAACTTTCTGGAAGATCTACTCCTACACACATTTCCACTACCTTTCTTCCTCGTGAAATCTAAGTACAAGAAACTGTATGATGCATTTTACATTTCCGCAGGTTCCATTCTGGATGAAGCTGAAGAAGTAGGGCTCAAGAGAGACGAAGCCTGCCACAACTTGGTGTTCTTAGCTGGATTCAACGCATACGGCGGAGTGAAAACTCTGTTCCTCGGTCTGATCAAATGGGTGGGATCAGCCGGAGAGGATCTGCATCGTCGACTACGACACGAAATAAGAGACGCCGTCAAATCGGAAGGCGGCGTCACCTTTGCAGCTCTGAACAAAATGACACTGACAAAATCAGCTGTATACGAAGCTCTGAGAATCGAACCACCTGTCCCTTACCAGTATGGTAAATGA
- the LOC142539856 gene encoding CCG-binding protein 1-like — MNRTVPLKCYSSTFLVAQCSKSVTSRSVSVPIVYCSSRNNGYIPKLEPFSRSKIDRAVKDPPLIQKSENQIADYCVTVDGDDSYSCWQAYFELKDLEKEVPKEEVERLIIEAGGIKSLIGCIHGVASIHKTKKEHGDSSIPLKIENVRASSTCPIPDGLPKTREELEEEERDRMPDSPFTRLLRAKGRHPAWYSPAPEHETD; from the exons ATGAATCGGACAGTGCCCTTGAAATGTTATTCAAGCACTTTTCTTGTCGCCCAGTGTTCGAAATCGGTGACTTCGAGAAGTGTTTCTGTGCCGATTGTTTACTGTTCTTCAAGAAACAATGGTTACATACCAAAGCTGGAGCCTTTTAGCAGAAGCAAGATCGATAGAGCCGTCAAAGATCCTCCTCTGATTCAGAAATCTGAGAATCAAATCGCAG ATTATTGCGTGACCGTTGATGGAGATGATTCTTATAGCTGCTGGCAGGCATATTTTGAACTCAAAGATCTTGAA AAAGAGGTACCCAAGGAAGAGGTGGAAAGGTTGATAATAGAAGCTGGTGGAATAAAATCACTCATCGGATGCATACATGGGGTGGCATCCATTCACAAAACGAAAAAGGAACATGGAGATTCGTCGATACCCTTGAAAATCGAGAACGTACGAGCGAGTAGTACCTGCCCGATCCCGGATGGGTTGCCAAAGACCCGAGAAGAGCTGGAGGAAGAAGAGAGGGATAGAATGCCAGACTCCCCGTTCACCAGACTGCTTCGAGCCAAAGGACGACATCCTGCTTGGTACTCCCCAGCTCCCGAACACGAGACCGATTGA